Proteins encoded together in one Lathyrus oleraceus cultivar Zhongwan6 chromosome 5, CAAS_Psat_ZW6_1.0, whole genome shotgun sequence window:
- the LOC127078818 gene encoding uncharacterized protein LOC127078818 produces the protein MFFIVYVDVFVEMFLFRHVDVFVESLYNATFILFSQHVVEDEFIISYSSITFLTISFVANLPIENDNLDSVLIENDNLNSVSIENDNLDIVPIENDNLSSVSIENDNLDIVKGPKRDNSIVKGPRDSLNRLFTANLYTRALANGENELISLLGFAIKIEIIRKIKQAKYFSVILDCTPDVSHQEHMSLIIRYVDISSASVSIEETFLGFLNVNDTSGQGLFDVLQNELKELGLDLFDVREQGYDDGSNMKGKHQGVQKRFLDINPRVFYTPCGCHSLNLALCDMVNSCIKRKRQFDENLNIPSVELSEEESFRVNYFLYLVDQVVVSLNKRFEQYQEYEDIFGFLFTSHKLQSLDDATLKSCCTNFEQTLKYNEQSDIDGYEFFAELKLLREMLPEETIRPTDILLFLKGLDCFPNTVIAYKILLTILVTVASAERSFSKLKLLKTYLRSTMSQERLNRLALIAIENDILETIKYEDLADDFASKSVRRKALFM, from the exons ATGTTTTTTATTGTGTATGTTGATGTTTTTGTGGAG ATGTTTTTGTTTAGGCATGTTGATGTTTTTGTGGAG TCCTTATACAATGCAACTTTCATTTTGTTCAGCCAACATGTCGTAGAAGATGAATTTATTATATC TTATTCTTCTATCACTTTCCTCACTATTAGTTTTGTTGCAAA TTTGCCtattgaaaatgataatcttgatagtgtgcttattgaaaatgataatcttAATAGTGTGTCcattgaaaatgataatcttgatattgtgcccattgaaaatgataatcttAGTAGTGTGTCAattgaaaatgataatcttgaTA TTGTGAAAGGTCCTAAAAGAGATAATTCTATTGTGAAGGGTCCTAGAGATAGTTTGAATAGACTTTTTACGGCTAATTTGTATACTAGAGCTTTAGCAAATGGAGAG AATGAGTTGATTTCATTGCTTGGTTTTGCGATTAAAATTGAAATCATTAGAAAAATCAAACAGGCAAAGTATTTTTCAGTGATACTTGATTGTACTCCCGATGTTAGTCACCAAGAGCATATGTCTTTGATAATAAGATATGTGGATATTTCTTCAGCTTCTGTTAGTATTGAGGAAACATTTTTAGGATTTTTGAATGTGAATGATACAAGTGGTCAGGGGCTTTTTGATGTTTTACAAAATGAATTGAAAGAACTTGGTCTCGACCTATTTGACGTGAGAGAGCAAGGTTATGATGATGGGTCCAATATGAAAGGAAAACACCAAGGTGTGCAAAAGAGATTTTTAGACATAAATCCGAGAGTCTTTTATACTCCTTGTGGTTGTCATAGTCTTAATTTGGCATTGTGTGATATGGTTAACTCTTGTATTAAAAGAAAAAGGCAATTTGATGAGAATTTGAATATCCCATCAGTCGAGCTATCAGAAGAAGAATCATTCAGGGTTAATTATTTTCTTTACCTTGTTGATCAAGTTGTTGTTTCTCTTAATAAGAGGTTTGAGCAATACCAAGAGTATGAAGATATTTTTGGTTTCTTGTTTACTTCTCACAAGTTACAATCATTAGATGATGCAACTTTGAAGTCTTGTTGTACTAACTTTGAGCAGACATTGAAATATAATGAGCAATCTGATATTGATGGGTATGAATTTTTTGCAGAGTTGAAGTTACTAAGAGAAATGTTGCCTGAAGAAACCATAAGACCTActgatatattattatttttaaaaggCTTGGATTGTTTTCCTAATACAGTTATTGCATATAAAATCTTATTGACTATTCTTGTGACAGTTGCTTCTGCAGAAAGAAGTTTTTCAAAATTGAAGTTGTTAAAGACTTACTTGCGGTCTACCATGTCACAAGAAAGGCTTAATCGATTGGCATTAATAGCTATTGAAAATGATATTTTGGAGACAATAAAATATGAAGACTTAGCTGACGATTTTGCTTCAAAAAGTGTTCGTAGGAAGGCTCTTTTTATGTAG
- the LOC127085829 gene encoding glucan endo-1,3-beta-glucosidase 5, giving the protein MEVFLRSENFSMRFLVAVAFLVSCVSGIGVNWGTQCTHLLSPTTVVRMLKDNGIQKVKLFDADPNILDALKKSGIQVMVGIPNDMLYTLANSVQAAEKWVSKNVSAHVSSGGVDIRYVAVGNEPFLSTYNGTFEATTLPALQNIQAALTKAGLSTRVKVTVPLNADVYISSTNNPSDGDFRPDINNLMLQIVKFLSDNGAPFTVNIYPFISLYLDPSFPVDYAFFNGFQSAINDNGKIYDNVFDANHDTLVWALQKHGFGNLPIIVGEIGWPTDGDRNANLQSAQRFNQGFMSRYVSGKGTPMRPNPIDAYLFSFIDEDNKSIQPGNFERHWGLFYLDGQPKYQLNLGTGRANGLVAASGVEHLEKKWCVLKPSANLNSDQLAPSVSYACQNADCTSLGYGTSCGNLDVKGNISYAFNSYYQVNDQMDSACKFPGLSMITDKDPSFGTCKFRIMIQTDSAELNAMVGSTTTVLMALVVLLLCNVSF; this is encoded by the exons ATGGAAGTGTTTCTGAGAAGTGAAAACTTCAGCATGCGTTTTCTTGTTGCTGTTGCGTTTTTAGTGTCTTGTGTGAGTGGAATCGGCGTAAACTGGGGTACTCAATGTACGCATCTTTTGTCACCTACCACGGTTGTGAGAATGCTGAAAGATAACGGGATTCAGAAGGTGAAGCTGTTTGATGCTGATCCGAATATCTTAGACGCTCTTAAGAAATCTGGTATTCAAGTTATGGTGGGGATTCCAAATGACATGCTTTATACACTTGCTAATAGTGTTCAAGCTGCTGAAAAATGGGTTTCCAAGAATGTTTCTGCTCATGTTTCTTCTGGAGGTGTTGACATTAG GTATGTTGCGGTAGGGAATGAACCATTTCTGTCAACATACAATGGCACTTTTGAAGCCACTACGCTCCCAGCTCTGCAAAACATCCAGGCAGCTCTTACAAAAGCCGGTTTGAGTACTCGAGTCAAAGTTACCGTCCCATTAAACGCGGATGTGTATATAAGCTCAACAAATAACCCATCCGACGGTGATTTCAGGCCGGATATCAACAACCTCATGCTGCAGATAGTCAAGTTCTTGAGCGACAACGGAGCTCCTTTTACCGTAAACATATATCCTTTTATCAGTCTCTACTTGGATCCCAGCTTCCCTGTCGATTATGCTTTTTTCAACGGCTTTCAATCTGCTATAAATGACAATGGAAAGATCTATGACAACGTGTTTGATGCTAACCATGATACACTAGTATGGGCACTGCAGAAACACGGTTTCGGAAACTTGCCTATAATTGTCGGGGAAATTGGGTGGCCAACCGATGGAGACAGAAATGCAAATCTTCAAAGTGCTCAACGCTTTAACCAAGGTTTTATGTCGAGGTATGTTTCCGGTAAGGGGACACCGATGAGGCCTAATCCTATAGATGCCTACTTGTTTAGCTTCATAGATGAAGATAATAAGAGCATTCAGCCCGGGAACTTCGAACGCCACTGGGGGTTATTTTACTTAGACGGACAGCCCAAGTACCAACTTAATCTCGGAACAGGCCGGGCGAATGGATTGGTGGCAGCTAGCGGCGTCGAACATTTGGAGAAAAAGTGGTGTGTGTTGAAACCATCAGCAAACCTTAATAGTGATCAATTGGCACCAAGTGTGTCATATGCCTGTCAAAATGCAGATTGTACAAGTCTTGGGTATGGAACATCATGTGGTAATTTGGATGTAAAAGGAAATATCTCTTATGCATTTAACAGCTATTACCAAGTGAATGACCAAATGGATAGTGCATGCAAATTTCCTGGACTTTCCATGATCACTGATAAAGATCCTTCATTTGGAACTTGCAAATTTAGAATCATGATTCAGACAGATTCTGCTGAGCTAAATGCTATGGTTGGATCAACAACAACAGTACTCATGGCTTTGGTTGTTTTACTGTTGTGTAATGTTTCATTTTGA